One Cryptococcus neoformans var. neoformans B-3501A chromosome 10, whole genome shotgun sequence DNA window includes the following coding sequences:
- a CDS encoding hypothetical protein (HMMPfam hit to Metallophos, Calcineurin-like phosphoesterase, score: 117.9, E(): 2.4e-32), with product MASPATQTANAIAAINNRSNLVIPEIDFTQHQLENGEIVSTTERVIKDVQAPAMYVPTDDQFWSTTDKTKPDIAFLKNHFYREGRLTEEQALYILEKGGELLRSEPNLLEVDAPITVCGDIHGQYYDLMKLFEVGGNPADTRYLFLGDYVDRGYFSIECVLYLWSLKMWYPDTLFLLRGNHECRHLTDYFTFKLECNTSTPRLFTMPAWRQFLCIHGGLSPELHTLDDLRSINRFREPPTQGLMCDILWADPLEDFGSEKTNENFLHNHVRGCSYFFTYNAACQFLERNNLLSVIRAHEAQDAGYRMYRKTKTTGFPSVMTIFSAPNYLDVYSNKAAVLKYESNVMNIRQFNCTPHPYWLPNFMDVFTWSLPFVGEKITDMLIAILNCCTKEELEEEEEEFPLHAPEPTDAESAAERRQIIKNKILAVGRMSRVFSLLREESERVSELKSISGSNALPAGMLASGAEGIKEAIQGFEDARKSDIENERLPPDIIDPDEDKPASPSASPIMPATPEEIPSEIPYDSPITGTPRTPISGAIAFGSPGSPGTPTSPSIGGPPLTAWRPGHGRRTSLGTTKTSPSTRRRSLENTMHLIRDVVGGKDAQGDGQLERLAEVISSPTKGGQGERE from the exons ATGGCTTCCCCAGCCACTCAGACCGCGAATGCCATTGCGGCCATCAACAACCGCTCAAACCTTGTCATCCCGGAGATAGACTTTACCCAGCACCAGCTTGAGAACGGTGAAATCGTTAGCACCACTGAGAGGGTCATCAAAGAT GTTCAAGCCCCAGCGATGTATGTACCGACCGACGACCAATTCTGGTCCACGACGGATAAAACCAAGCCCGATATTGCATTTTTAAAGAACCACTTCTAtcgggaaggaaggttgaCTGAGGAGCAAGCTTTGTATATCCTTGAAAA GGGTGGAGAGCTCTTGAGATCAGAACCAAACTTGCTGGAAGTTGACGCGCCTATCACTG TGTGCGGTGATATTCACGGTCAATAT TACGATTTGATGAAGCTCTTCGAGGTCGGCGGAAACCCGGCAGACACTCGTTATCTCTTCTTGGGAGACTACGTTGATCGAGGATACTTTTCTATTGAG TGTGTGCTTTATTTGTGGTCGCTCAAGATGTGGTATCCCGATACTCTTTTCCTGCTGAGAGGTAATCACGAGTGCCGACACTTGACCGACTATTTCACCTTCAAGCTAGAGTGCAA CACAAGTACTCCGAGACTGTTTACAATGCCTGCATGGAGA CAATTCCTGTGCATCCATGGTGGTTTGTCGCCAGAGCTTCATACCCTCGATGATCTGCGATCT ATCAATCGGTTCCGAGAGCCTCCCACTCAAGGTCTTATGTGCGATATCCTTTGGGCTGATCCGTTAGAAGACTTTGGCTCAGAAAAGACCAACGAAAACTTTTTGCACAATCATGTCCGAGGTTGCAGTTACTTCTTCACTTATAATGCTGCATGTCAGTTCTTGGAGAGGAACAACCTGCTTTCTGTTATTCGAGCTCACGAGGCTCAAGATGCTGG TTATCGAATGTATCGGAAAACTAAGACCACTGGCTTCCCCTCCGTCATGACCATCTTTTCAGCACCTAACTACCTTGACGTTTACTCTAATAAGGCCGCTGTGTTGAAGTACGAATCAAACGTCATGAA CATCCGACAATTCAATTGTACGCCCCATCCTTATTGGCTGCCTAACTTTATGGATGTGTTCACCTGGAGTTTGCCTTTCGTTGGCGAGAAGA TTACGGACATGCTTATTGCAATCCTCAACTGTTGCACCAaggaggagcttgaggaagaggaggaagagtttCCTCTTCATGCTCCTGAGCCTACCGATGCCGAATCTGCAGCGGAAAGACGACAAATCATTAAGAACAAGATTCTTGCTGTTGGTCGCATGTCTCGAGTATTCTCTCTGCTGCGTGAAGAGTCTGAAAGGGTGTCTGAACTTAAGAGTATTTCTGGCTCAAACGCTTTACCCGCTGGCATGCTTGCCAGTGGCGCTGAAGGTATTAAAGAAGCGATCCAGGGCTTTGAGGATGCGAGAAAAAGCGATATCGAGAATGAGAGGCTTCCTCCTGACATCATCGAC CCCGATGAGGACAAGCCTGCGTCACCTTCTGCCTCTCCCATCATGCCCGCCACCCCTGAAGAGATCCCCAGCGAAATCCCCTACGACTCTCCAATCACCGGTACTCCTCGAACTCCTATCTCCGGCGCTATTGCTTTCGGCTCTCCCGGCTCTCCTGGCACCCCCACCAGCCCTTCCATTGGAGGTCCGCCACTCACTGCTTGGCGACCCGGCCATGGCCGTCGTACATCGTTGGGCACTACCAAGACTAGCCCGAGTACGCGAAGGAGGAGTTTGGAGAATACGATGCACTTGATCCGAGATGTGGTGGGTGGTAAGGATGCCCAAGGTGATGGGCAGTTGGAGAGGCTCGCAGAGGTTATTTCGAGTCCGACGAAGGGCGGTCAAGGCGAGAGAGAGTAG
- a CDS encoding hypothetical protein (HMMPfam hit to SRP19, SRP19 protein, score: 85.7, E(): 1.1e-22), giving the protein MPTVEDYFDDDTDLPLPSSSRPTLPNTGTRGALLEEITSDDEGDMDFSKLAEQGRGIFGENSKAPAPSAPSFSASDKGKLAVRDGDQNVVGGGPTINPNTPMGGLMGDMMKLQAAEEERLEKLKGKFGNVNIGADPSIYKGWNVVYPLYFDAKVSINSGRRVPRTSAVWWPIATQIAEACKSLGLPSVLEPERCHPADWENPGRVKVQFVKDGRFINPIIKNRTQLYKHISDQIRQRNPSIVFDPAATASRRPQPFSSVSASKPSKKSKTKAKLPPKAPRPIVKLPTRPPLPPAPVPNPDDRLPFNSPLIPMGVIIAAIKREKAEEKEKKKIGGGESAGEPKAPKMKKIVVRGKR; this is encoded by the exons ATGCCCACCGTAGAAGACTATTTTGACGACGACACCGACCTCCCcttgccctcttcttctagACCCACTCTCCCGAACACAGGTACCCGCGGAGCGCTCCTCGAAGAGATCACTTCCGACGATGAAGGGGACATGGATTTCAGCAAGCTCGCAGAGCAGGGACGTGGGATATTCGGAGAGAATTCCAAGGCGCCAGCGCCTTCAGCTCCAAGCTTTAGTGCGAGTGACAAGGGGAAACTTGCGGTCAGAGATGGAGACCAAAATGTAGTGGGCGGAGGACCGACAATCAACCCTAATACGCCGATGGGAGGACTTATGGGTGATATGATGAAGCTGCAGGccgcagaagaagagagactGGAGAAATTGAAAGGAAAGTTTGGGAACGTGAACATTGGAGCCGATCCCAGTATCTACAAGGG CTGGAACGTCGTGTATCCGCTGTACTTTGACGCCAAAGTCTCAATCAACTCTGGTCGACGCGTTCCCAGGACATCGGCTGTCTGGTGGCCGATAGCAACTCAGATCGCCGAAGCTTGCAAATCTCTGGGCCTTCCTAGTGTCCTTGAA CCCGAGAGGTGTCATCCCGCGGATTGGGAGAATCCTGGCCGAGTCAAAGTGCAATTTGTAAAAGACGGCCGGTTTATCAATCCCATCATCAAGAACCGTACCCAGCTGTACAAACATATTTCAGACCAAATCCGTCAGCGAAATCCTTCCATTGTGTTTGATCCTGCTGCTACTGCCTCCCGACGTCCGCAGCCTTTCTCCTCCGTCTCAGCAAGCAAGCcatcaaagaagagcaaaacCAAGGCTAAACTGCCTCCAAAAGCCCCTCGACCAATCGTCAAACTTCCTACTCGACCTCCACTCCCACCTGCACCTGTCCCTAATCCTGACGATCGGTTGCCGTTCAACTCACCTCTCATTCCAATGGGAGTTATCATTGCGGCGATCAAGCGAGAGAAGgctgaagagaaagaaaagaagaaaattgGTGGTGGCGAGAGTGCTGGAGAGCCCAAGGCtccgaagatgaagaagattgtgGTTAGGGGCAAGAGATAG
- a CDS encoding hypothetical protein (HMMPfam hit to Mito_carr, Mitochondrial carrier protein, score: 169.9, E(): 5.3e-48), with the protein MAPAHHPTLTPFGSALAGALGSVFANSLVYPIDVAKTRLQAIDDPLEDIESDSESGEVFAEKTEEEQKRHVEGKARRRQKREQVIKLKKLLGKKLQRWGMLTMLIRIVHMEGISGVFHGYGATMIGTFSQQFTYFFFHTFLRKTYLARLTASSKRASLSTSTELLLGALAGALAQIFTIPVSVIATRQQLWDPPARPKILPGEKETEWNDKSPSLTETAREIIAESGWTGLWTGLKPGLVLTVNPAITYGVFERLKSWRLAAKGAKKLDVWESFWIGVGSKTLATVVTYPYIFAKVRLQAKVVVSPPPLSEEIKKGEAPTYASIASASPTEGSTVIVEQPSSIESEPSTELEQTHRHKHTHSPSQHYRSAIPLLKAVYTEKGFKGLYQGLGAQILKAVLCQGILFVSKDQFESYAWLLIVFFARLRTRLSAKARV; encoded by the exons ATGGCACCTGCACACCATCCTACTCTCACCCCGTTTGGCTCAGCGCTCGCGGGTGCTCTCGGTTCAGTCTTTGCCAACTC GCTTGTATATCCTATCGATGTTGCCAAAACACGTCTTCAAGCTATCGACGACCCTCTAGAGGATATTGAATCCGACAGCGAATCTGGTGAGGTCTTCGCGGAGAagactgaagaagaacaaaaacGACATGTCGAAGGCAAAGCGCGTCGACGGCAGAAGAGGGAACAGGTTAtaaagttgaagaagctgctCGGAAAGAAACTGCAAAGGTGGGGTATGTTGACAATGCTTATAAGGATCGTGCATATGGAAGGGATATCCGGTGTCTTCCATGGCTATGGAGCAACTATGATAGGAACTTTCTCTCAGC AATTTACctattttttcttccataCCTTTCTAAGGAAGACATACCTAGCGCGTCTCACCGCTTCCTCTAAGCGCGCTTCATTGTCGACAAGTACGGAGCTCTTGTTAGGTGCTCTTGCTGGCGCACTTGCCCAGATTTTTACTATTCCAGTCTCTGTTATTGCTACCCGACAACAGCTGTGGGATCCGCCGGCAAGGCCCAAGATCCTTCCcggagaaaaggaaaccGAATGGAATGACAAGAGTCCTTCTTTAACTGAGACTGCTCGAGAAATCATCGCCGAGTCTGGATGGACTGGCCTCTGGACAGGGCTGAAACCCGGCCTGGTACTCACTGTAAACCCCGCCATTACTTATGGTGTGTTTGAGAGACTTAAGTCATGGAGGCTCGCTGCAAAGGGTGCCAAAAAACTTGATGTCTGGGAGTCTTTCTGGATTGGAGTTGGCAGTAAGACCTTGGCTACCGTTGTAACTTATCCTTACATCTTT GCCAAGGTAAGACTCCAGGCAAAGGTTGTCGTAtcgcctccaccacttTCTGAAGAAAtcaagaagggagaggcaCCTACGTATGCGTCCATCGCTTCAGCCTCTCCTACCGAAGGCTCTACCGTCATTGTCGAGCAGCCCTCTTCAATTGAAAGCGAACCTTCCACCGAATTAGAGCAGACTCATAGGCATAAGCACACCCATTCGCCTTCTCAACATTACCGCTCGGCTATCCCACTTCTTAAAGCTGTCTATACCGAGAAGGGCTTTAAAGGGTTGTACCAAGGTTTGGGTGCACAGATTTTGAAGGCCGTGTTATGCCAAG GCATCCTATTTGTCTCGAAGGACCAATTTGAGAGCTATGCTTGGTTGTTGATCGTATTCTTCGCTAGGTTAAGAACCCGCCTTTCGGCCAAAGCACGAGTCTGA